Proteins from one Clostridium cellulovorans 743B genomic window:
- a CDS encoding TIGR03960 family B12-binding radical SAM protein, whose translation MNKISDDILFQVEKPARYIGGEFNSVVKDTNKVDIRFAFCFPDLYEVGMSHLGIKILYHVLNKREDTYCERVYAPWVDMEALMRKHNIPLFALETQDPITNFDFIAFTLQYEMSYTNILNMLDLAKVPLRASERDDSHPLVLMGGPCSTNSEPLYDIADIFSLGEGEEHLNKILDLYKKYKAEGKSKKEFLREASHIEGTYVPSLYEVTYNKDNTIKEFKPLYEDVPAKVKRLVISDYNNVDYPDKLIVPYTEIVHDRIMLETMRGCTRGCRFCQAGVIYRPVREKTTEKLIETTEKLVKSTGYDEISLTSLSICDYSDVDNLVKSLIKKYKGKNVGISLPSLRIDSFSVDLIKEIQKVRKTGLTFAPEAGSQRMRDVINKGVTEENLMDSVSSAFKSGWSTIKLYFMIGLPYENIDDVKGIAHVSEKVVGEYYKVPKEERKKGLKVTVSTSIFVPKPFTPFQWTAMENIENVREKISALRGEFKSKAIVYNWHETIVSYMEAVLARGDRRVCDVLIKAFEKGAKLDGWAQYFKYDLWMEAFKECNIDPDFYALRNREYDEVLPWDFIDVGVSKAFLKNENERAKRAELTHDCRISCTGCGVNKGEFMEGACFENALFNKVQ comes from the coding sequence ATGAATAAAATTTCCGACGATATACTATTTCAGGTTGAAAAACCAGCTAGATATATAGGTGGAGAATTTAATTCAGTGGTTAAGGATACAAATAAAGTAGATATTAGATTTGCATTCTGCTTTCCAGATTTATATGAAGTAGGTATGTCGCATCTAGGTATAAAAATCCTTTATCATGTTTTAAATAAACGAGAAGACACATATTGCGAGAGAGTTTATGCGCCATGGGTAGACATGGAAGCTTTAATGAGAAAGCACAATATTCCATTATTTGCTTTAGAAACACAAGATCCTATAACGAACTTTGATTTTATAGCTTTTACTCTTCAATATGAGATGAGTTATACAAATATTTTAAATATGCTTGATTTAGCAAAGGTGCCTTTAAGAGCTTCTGAGAGAGATGACAGCCATCCTTTAGTGCTTATGGGAGGTCCTTGTTCTACAAATTCAGAGCCACTTTATGACATAGCAGACATTTTCTCTTTAGGTGAAGGTGAAGAACATCTAAATAAAATATTAGATTTATATAAAAAGTACAAAGCTGAAGGAAAGAGCAAAAAGGAGTTCTTAAGAGAAGCTTCTCATATAGAAGGAACTTATGTTCCTAGTTTATATGAAGTTACTTATAATAAAGATAATACGATTAAAGAATTTAAACCTCTTTATGAGGATGTACCTGCAAAAGTAAAACGTCTAGTTATAAGTGATTATAATAATGTTGATTATCCAGATAAATTGATAGTTCCTTATACAGAAATAGTTCATGATAGAATTATGCTTGAAACTATGAGAGGTTGTACAAGAGGTTGTAGGTTCTGTCAAGCTGGGGTTATATATAGACCTGTAAGAGAAAAGACTACAGAAAAGCTTATAGAAACTACAGAAAAGCTTGTAAAATCTACTGGTTATGATGAGATTTCATTAACTTCATTAAGTATTTGTGATTATTCTGATGTAGATAATTTAGTTAAAAGCTTAATAAAGAAATATAAAGGCAAGAATGTAGGTATATCATTACCTTCTTTAAGAATAGATTCTTTTTCTGTAGACTTAATTAAAGAGATACAAAAGGTAAGAAAAACTGGCTTAACTTTTGCTCCAGAGGCGGGAAGCCAAAGGATGAGAGATGTTATAAATAAAGGTGTAACTGAAGAAAATCTAATGGATTCGGTATCTAGTGCCTTTAAATCTGGCTGGTCTACTATAAAATTATATTTTATGATAGGTCTTCCATATGAAAACATTGATGATGTAAAGGGAATAGCTCATGTATCAGAAAAAGTAGTGGGAGAATATTACAAAGTTCCTAAAGAAGAACGTAAGAAGGGGCTTAAGGTTACTGTAAGTACTTCTATTTTTGTTCCAAAGCCATTTACTCCATTCCAATGGACAGCTATGGAAAATATCGAGAATGTAAGAGAAAAGATTTCAGCTTTGAGAGGCGAATTTAAGAGTAAGGCAATAGTTTATAATTGGCATGAAACTATCGTAAGTTATATGGAAGCGGTATTGGCTAGAGGCGATAGAAGAGTTTGTGATGTACTTATAAAAGCCTTTGAAAAAGGTGCCAAACTTGATGGTTGGGCTCAGTATTTTAAATATGATCTTTGGATGGAAGCTTTTAAAGAATGCAATATAGATCCAGATTTTTATGCTCTAAGAAACAGAGAGTATGATGAAGTATTACCTTGGGACTTTATTGATGTTGGAGTATCAAAAGCATTCTTGAAAAATGAAAACGAAAGAGCTAAGAGAGCCGAACTTACCCATGATTGTAGGATTTCATGTACTGGATGTGGCGTAAATAAAGGTGAGTTCATGGAAGGAGCGTGCTTTGAAAATGCGTTATTTAATAAAGTTCAGTAA
- a CDS encoding ribonuclease E/G gives MNEIFIEKDKPYLRIAIKDHEKLLACYIEEETEEAVPGQIYLGIVKNIVPAIKGAFIDIGKAKDAFMHLDNNRDLKKGDYFLVEVLREATELKSANVTSLITIPGTYVVVNPMEKALKISRKISNSKFINEVKEQLKDVSTYGITVRSSAENVDINIIREEVQALNIVVDKIIAKGKYSLKPQLIYDDGGALGRILRDYINDGTKRIIVDDIKNYDLVKENIEKLHSSAELIMHEESRGIFDCYSIEKEILALRHKKVVLKSGGYIIIEKTEALYSIDVNSGKSTGEVAISKTAFKTNLEAAEEIARQIILRNLSGIIVIDFINMKDKKEKTEVIKILEAAFKKDNNKTTIYPFTDVNLVQITRKKRGKDIGSFLEESCKHCGGEGARLKWDYLKLLIKNQLIKLKGQHITKEFVITIDSKYKSEVQKKLTEFITFIEGHDCLLYLLYLDNFNSYKVEPVIFDSQRKNLQEYKIY, from the coding sequence GTGAATGAAATATTTATAGAAAAAGATAAGCCTTACTTAAGGATTGCAATAAAGGATCATGAAAAATTATTAGCCTGCTATATTGAGGAAGAAACAGAAGAAGCAGTACCAGGTCAAATATATTTGGGGATAGTAAAAAATATAGTTCCTGCAATTAAGGGTGCTTTTATAGACATAGGCAAAGCAAAGGATGCCTTTATGCATTTAGATAACAATCGAGACCTTAAAAAGGGCGATTATTTTTTAGTAGAGGTCCTTAGAGAAGCAACAGAATTAAAAAGTGCCAATGTAACTAGTTTAATAACTATTCCAGGGACCTATGTAGTTGTCAATCCTATGGAAAAAGCTTTGAAGATTTCAAGAAAAATATCTAACAGTAAGTTTATTAATGAAGTGAAGGAACAGCTAAAAGATGTGTCAACTTATGGGATCACTGTAAGAAGTAGTGCTGAAAATGTTGATATAAACATTATAAGAGAAGAAGTTCAAGCGTTGAATATAGTAGTTGATAAAATAATAGCTAAAGGGAAATACTCATTGAAGCCTCAATTAATTTATGATGATGGTGGAGCCCTTGGAAGAATTCTAAGAGATTATATCAATGATGGTACTAAGAGGATAATTGTTGATGATATAAAAAATTATGATTTAGTAAAGGAGAATATAGAAAAACTTCATAGCAGTGCAGAACTTATTATGCATGAAGAGTCTAGAGGGATTTTTGATTGCTATTCTATAGAAAAGGAAATTTTGGCTTTAAGACATAAAAAGGTAGTGTTAAAATCTGGAGGTTACATAATTATAGAAAAAACAGAAGCTTTATATTCTATTGATGTGAATTCGGGAAAAAGTACAGGGGAAGTAGCTATAAGTAAAACTGCTTTTAAAACTAATTTAGAAGCTGCAGAAGAAATTGCAAGACAGATTATACTTAGAAATTTAAGTGGCATAATTGTTATAGATTTTATAAATATGAAGGACAAAAAAGAAAAAACAGAAGTAATCAAAATCCTGGAAGCAGCTTTTAAAAAGGACAATAACAAAACTACTATATATCCTTTTACTGATGTAAACTTAGTTCAAATTACAAGAAAAAAAAGAGGCAAAGATATAGGAAGCTTTTTAGAGGAAAGTTGCAAACATTGTGGTGGTGAAGGAGCACGATTAAAGTGGGATTATCTAAAGCTTCTTATCAAGAACCAATTGATAAAGCTAAAAGGTCAACATATCACTAAGGAATTTGTAATAACAATTGATTCAAAGTATAAGTCAGAAGTTCAAAAGAAACTTACAGAATTTATTACTTTTATTGAAGGACATGATTGTTTACTATATTTATTATATCTTGACAACTTTAATAGTTATAAGGTAGAGCCTGTTATTTTTGATAGTCAAAGGAAAAATCTTCAGGAATATAAAATATATTAA
- a CDS encoding M50 family metallopeptidase, whose translation MLKINKYFIPYILLMVLLGFKIQLLLTVIFIFLHELAHYYTAFVLGFKGYDIEVSPLGTRLNLKELEEASLEEDIIISIAGPVLNIILAVLFYVLFKNYDYDILYRITEVNFVLAIFNLLPALPLDGGRLFRDILSCKLTYRKATYYSVIMGAIIGTVFFIIFIYEVINVRVNLNFVMMGIFFIFTAYSEYKTIAYVVMGDLMKKRVKFLKKGFLENRSLSVHHKQTILSAMGRIDKNKHMILWVLDDDMKLIDYICEEELLEAVKEYGNITLEEYYNLKEHM comes from the coding sequence TTGCTTAAGATAAATAAGTATTTCATACCCTACATATTGCTTATGGTACTTTTAGGGTTTAAAATACAGCTACTATTGACAGTAATATTTATATTTCTTCATGAGTTAGCTCACTACTATACTGCTTTTGTGTTAGGGTTTAAAGGTTACGATATAGAAGTATCGCCACTTGGTACAAGACTAAACTTAAAGGAGCTAGAAGAGGCTTCTTTAGAAGAGGACATTATCATTTCTATAGCTGGACCAGTGCTAAATATTATATTAGCAGTGCTTTTTTATGTACTATTCAAGAATTACGACTATGATATACTGTATAGAATTACCGAGGTGAATTTTGTTTTAGCAATATTCAACCTTTTACCTGCTTTACCTTTAGATGGAGGTAGGCTATTTAGGGACATCCTTTCATGTAAGCTTACTTACAGAAAAGCAACCTATTATTCTGTTATTATGGGGGCAATTATTGGGACAGTTTTTTTTATCATCTTTATATACGAGGTAATTAATGTAAGGGTTAATTTAAATTTTGTGATGATGGGCATATTTTTTATATTTACAGCTTATTCAGAGTACAAGACTATTGCTTATGTGGTTATGGGGGATTTAATGAAAAAAAGAGTTAAGTTTTTAAAGAAGGGATTTTTGGAAAACAGAAGTCTTTCTGTTCATCATAAGCAGACGATTTTAAGTGCAATGGGACGCATTGATAAGAATAAACATATGATTCTTTGGGTGCTAGATGATGATATGAAGCTTATAGATTATATATGTGAAGAAGAACTCTTAGAGGCAGTGAAAGAATATGGAAATATAACCCTTGAGGAATATTATAATTTAAAAGAACATATGTGA
- a CDS encoding TIGR03936 family radical SAM-associated protein — protein MRYLIKFSKDSSIKFISHLDIMRTIGRMVRRAELPAEYSKGFNPHLSLSIAQPLSVGVYSSGEYMDLVLVETLECDELIDRLNEAAPMGIRFLDALAIEEIPNVKKVPQAMAAVEAASYKIKLRYDDVEFLGKEVKEILKKQQWEILKESKKGDKMVDIRPMVLSFDYEIDNNILYIDALLSCGSKANLSPDLLAKYLKANTTNVKTDAFVDIERIDMLAYKNKKLVPLIEALSK, from the coding sequence ATGCGTTATTTAATAAAGTTCAGTAAAGATAGTAGTATAAAGTTCATATCTCATCTTGATATAATGAGAACTATTGGTAGAATGGTTAGAAGGGCAGAACTTCCAGCTGAGTATTCAAAGGGTTTTAATCCTCATTTATCTTTATCAATAGCACAGCCATTATCAGTAGGCGTATATTCTAGTGGAGAGTATATGGATTTGGTTTTAGTTGAAACTTTAGAATGTGATGAGCTTATAGATCGTTTAAATGAAGCAGCTCCAATGGGAATAAGATTTCTAGATGCCTTAGCGATAGAAGAAATACCAAACGTTAAAAAAGTTCCGCAGGCTATGGCGGCAGTTGAAGCAGCAAGTTATAAAATAAAGCTTAGATATGATGATGTAGAATTTTTGGGTAAAGAAGTTAAAGAAATTTTGAAAAAACAACAATGGGAGATTTTAAAGGAGAGTAAGAAGGGGGATAAGATGGTCGATATAAGACCTATGGTTTTATCCTTTGACTATGAGATAGATAACAACATTCTTTACATAGATGCATTGCTTTCTTGTGGTTCAAAAGCAAATCTTTCTCCAGATCTTCTAGCAAAATATCTTAAAGCAAATACAACTAATGTTAAAACTGATGCTTTCGTAGATATTGAAAGAATTGATATGCTTGCATATAAGAATAAGAAATTAGTGCCGCTTATAGAAGCACTTTCAAAATAA